The following are encoded together in the Heliangelus exortis chromosome 15, bHelExo1.hap1, whole genome shotgun sequence genome:
- the HMMR gene encoding hyaluronan mediated motility receptor isoform X2, translating into MAFSRAPLRRFNEGSVCTPLRASSDVKASDALKSSLSSETCQRVRKQKSETNLNSEKSAPTPVTGRRLVSLGSTPATWTLKPRKDLILMKEKKKQKALEKEIRVLVRERGEQDKKLQALDEDFVKTEAKLSAAVQEKTSLLANVACLKKQLLELTRTNELLKSKLSEDGVQKKMSSLCMELMKLRNKRDAKEKTALAKQENMEMKLQEVQRNLEQSKGKVAQLEEKLSATEREKVEDKSDTEKLLEYITELSVADTVEKYKLDIAQMEETVIKRDQNIKILMDTLRIKEEESSKLIKELDERCQLLEQEKEKELSESRGKFLSMMAEIEDLKKKLGLEEQEHQTLLQKHHDVICQLQQEKELSSSMHQKLLDFQDEVTRERYLLEEELNVTMNELNKLQAKEKKAEKLVKHLEQEIKSQAFELSQMEVKLKGMLYFYFRKNVELEQMKETHSNAVLQIQEEHSNTLGKLGKTVAEFKSYKKATAEEICNLKLENTTLQEEVANLKKTGEENLQLLQEAEYTKNKAKEECARMLLEVQTKLALKEAETERTKESCLAEMTKLQEKLEEQTEDLKRKLEVERSRKTINEDVTSDLKEEIKTWRNLYEDLHNKTKPFQQQLDAFEAEKNALLNEHGAAQEELNKLSDAYAKLLGHQNQKQKIKHVMKLKEENTHLKQDVSKLRALLAKEKQSNRDLQEQLNAIQGIRRFDPSKAFQHDSKENIPQKTPFKEGNKNKI; encoded by the exons GGAGACTTGTGTCTCTTGGATCAACA CCAGCTACTTGGACCCTGAAGCCTAGAAAAGATCTTATCctcatgaaagagaaaaagaaacagaaagcactGGAGAAGGAG ATTCGTGTATTAGTGAGAGAGCGTGGAGAGCAGGATAAAAAACTTCAGGCTTTGGATGAGGATTTTGTTAAGACTGAAGCAAAGCTGAGTGCTGCAGTTCAGGAGAAAACATCTCTTTTGGCAAATGTTGCATGCCTAAAGAAACAGCTTCTGGAACTAACAAGAACCAACGAACTGCTGAAGTCAAAG CTGTCTGAAGATGGTGTacagaagaaaatgagcagCCTATGCATGGAGTTAATGAAGCTGAGAAACAAGAGGGATGCTAAGGAAAAG actgctcttgcaaaacaggaaaacatgGAAATGAAGCTGCAGGAAGTGCAAAGGAATCTAGAGCAGTCAAAAGGAAAAGTGGCACaattagaagaaaaact GTCTGCTACTGAGAGAGAGAAAGTTGAAGATAAGTCTGACACTGAAAAACTTCTGGAATATATCACAGAGCTCAG TGTGGCAGATACAGTTGAGAAATACAAACTAGATATTGCCCAGATGGAGGAGACAGTGATAAAGAGAGACCAAAATATCAAGATCCTGATGGATACCCTCAGAATAAAAGAGGAAGAATCATCTAAACTGATAAAAGAACTTGATGAAAGGTGTCAATTGCTTGAACAAGAAAAAG AGAAAGAGTTGtctgagagcagaggaaaattCCTGAGTATGATGGCTGAAATAgaagacctgaaaaaaaaattgggctTAGAAGAACAGGAACACCAAACACTACTTCAAAAACATCATGATGTGATCTGTCAGCTGCAGCAAGAGAAG GAGTTGTCTTCATCCATGCACCAGAAGTTACTAGATTTTCAAGATGAGGTAACACGTGAAAGATATCTTCTTGAAGAAGAACTGAATGTCACAATGAATGAGCTGAATAAATTACAGGctaaagagaagaaagctgaaaagtTGGTTAAGCATTTGGAACAAGAAATCAAATCTCAAGCTTTTGAACTTTCACAGATGGAAGTGAAGTTGAAAGG AAtgctctatttttatttcaggaagaaTGTGGAGTTGGAGCAAATGAAGGAAACACACAGCAATGCTGTTTTGCAAATCCAAGAGGAGCATAGCAATACCTTGGGTAAACTTGGCAAGACTGTTGCAGAGTTCAAAAG CTACAAGAAGGCAACAGCTGAAGAAATATGCAATCTTAAATTAGAGAACACCACTCTGCAAGAAGAAGTTGCCAACCTAAAAAAAACAGGGGAAGAAAATCTACAGCTGCTTCAGGAAGCAGAATacactaaaaataaagcaaaagaagaatGTGCAAG GATGCTTTTAGAAGTCCAGACAAAGCTTGcattaaaagaagcagaaactgaGAGAACAAAAGAGTCATGCCTTGCAGAAATGACTAAACTTCAGGAAAAACTGGAAGAGCAAACTGAAGATCTGAAAAGAAAGCTAGAAGTGGAAAGATCAAG GAAAACCATAAATGAAGATGTGACCTCTGACTTGAAAGAAGAGATAAAGACCTGGCGTAATCTGTATGAAGACTTGCATAACAAAACCAAGCCTTTTCAG CAACAACTAGATGCatttgaagcagaaaagaatGCACTCTTAAACGAGCATGGTGCAGCACAAGAAGAACTGAATAAACTGAGTGATGCATATGCTAAACTACTTGGCCACCAGAATCAGAAGCAAAAAATCAAGCATGTTATGAAGTTGAAGGAAGAGAACACACACCTGAAGCAG GATGTCTCAAAACTGCGTGCACTgttagcaaaagaaaagcaaagcaacagaGATCTCCAGGAGCAACTGAATGCAATCCAGGGCATTAGGCGTTTTGATCCTTCCAAAGCTTTCCAGCATGATAGCAAGGAAAATATTCCTCAAAAAACTCCTTTTAAAGAAG gtaacaaaaacaaaatttaa
- the HMMR gene encoding hyaluronan mediated motility receptor isoform X3, which translates to MAFSRAPLRRFNEGSVCTPLRASSDVKASDALKSSLSSETCQRVRKQKSETNLNSEKSAPTPVTGRRLVSLGSTPATWTLKPRKDLILMKEKKKQKALEKEIRVLVRERGEQDKKLQALDEDFVKTEAKLSAAVQEKTSLLANVACLKKQLLELTRTNELLKSKLSEDGVQKKMSSLCMELMKLRNKRDAKEKTALAKQENMEMKLQEVQRNLEQSKGKVAQLEEKLSATEREKVEDKSDTEKLLEYITELSSVADTVEKYKLDIAQMEETVIKRDQNIKILMDTLRIKEEESSKLIKELDERCQLLEQEKEKELSESRGKFLSMMAEIEDLKKKLGLEEQEHQTLLQKHHDVICQLQQEKELSSSMHQKLLDFQDEVTRERYLLEEELNVTMNELNKLQAKEKKAEKLVKHLEQEIKSQAFELSQMEVKLKGKNVELEQMKETHSNAVLQIQEEHSNTLGKLGKTVAEFKSYKKATAEEICNLKLENTTLQEEVANLKKTGEENLQLLQEAEYTKNKAKEECARMLLEVQTKLALKEAETERTKESCLAEMTKLQEKLEEQTEDLKRKLEVERSRKTINEDVTSDLKEEIKTWRNLYEDLHNKTKPFQQQLDAFEAEKNALLNEHGAAQEELNKLSDAYAKLLGHQNQKQKIKHVMKLKEENTHLKQDVSKLRALLAKEKQSNRDLQEQLNAIQGIRRFDPSKAFQHDSKENIPQKTPFKEGNKNKI; encoded by the exons GGAGACTTGTGTCTCTTGGATCAACA CCAGCTACTTGGACCCTGAAGCCTAGAAAAGATCTTATCctcatgaaagagaaaaagaaacagaaagcactGGAGAAGGAG ATTCGTGTATTAGTGAGAGAGCGTGGAGAGCAGGATAAAAAACTTCAGGCTTTGGATGAGGATTTTGTTAAGACTGAAGCAAAGCTGAGTGCTGCAGTTCAGGAGAAAACATCTCTTTTGGCAAATGTTGCATGCCTAAAGAAACAGCTTCTGGAACTAACAAGAACCAACGAACTGCTGAAGTCAAAG CTGTCTGAAGATGGTGTacagaagaaaatgagcagCCTATGCATGGAGTTAATGAAGCTGAGAAACAAGAGGGATGCTAAGGAAAAG actgctcttgcaaaacaggaaaacatgGAAATGAAGCTGCAGGAAGTGCAAAGGAATCTAGAGCAGTCAAAAGGAAAAGTGGCACaattagaagaaaaact GTCTGCTACTGAGAGAGAGAAAGTTGAAGATAAGTCTGACACTGAAAAACTTCTGGAATATATCACAGAGCTCAG CAGTGTGGCAGATACAGTTGAGAAATACAAACTAGATATTGCCCAGATGGAGGAGACAGTGATAAAGAGAGACCAAAATATCAAGATCCTGATGGATACCCTCAGAATAAAAGAGGAAGAATCATCTAAACTGATAAAAGAACTTGATGAAAGGTGTCAATTGCTTGAACAAGAAAAAG AGAAAGAGTTGtctgagagcagaggaaaattCCTGAGTATGATGGCTGAAATAgaagacctgaaaaaaaaattgggctTAGAAGAACAGGAACACCAAACACTACTTCAAAAACATCATGATGTGATCTGTCAGCTGCAGCAAGAGAAG GAGTTGTCTTCATCCATGCACCAGAAGTTACTAGATTTTCAAGATGAGGTAACACGTGAAAGATATCTTCTTGAAGAAGAACTGAATGTCACAATGAATGAGCTGAATAAATTACAGGctaaagagaagaaagctgaaaagtTGGTTAAGCATTTGGAACAAGAAATCAAATCTCAAGCTTTTGAACTTTCACAGATGGAAGTGAAGTTGAAAGG gaagaaTGTGGAGTTGGAGCAAATGAAGGAAACACACAGCAATGCTGTTTTGCAAATCCAAGAGGAGCATAGCAATACCTTGGGTAAACTTGGCAAGACTGTTGCAGAGTTCAAAAG CTACAAGAAGGCAACAGCTGAAGAAATATGCAATCTTAAATTAGAGAACACCACTCTGCAAGAAGAAGTTGCCAACCTAAAAAAAACAGGGGAAGAAAATCTACAGCTGCTTCAGGAAGCAGAATacactaaaaataaagcaaaagaagaatGTGCAAG GATGCTTTTAGAAGTCCAGACAAAGCTTGcattaaaagaagcagaaactgaGAGAACAAAAGAGTCATGCCTTGCAGAAATGACTAAACTTCAGGAAAAACTGGAAGAGCAAACTGAAGATCTGAAAAGAAAGCTAGAAGTGGAAAGATCAAG GAAAACCATAAATGAAGATGTGACCTCTGACTTGAAAGAAGAGATAAAGACCTGGCGTAATCTGTATGAAGACTTGCATAACAAAACCAAGCCTTTTCAG CAACAACTAGATGCatttgaagcagaaaagaatGCACTCTTAAACGAGCATGGTGCAGCACAAGAAGAACTGAATAAACTGAGTGATGCATATGCTAAACTACTTGGCCACCAGAATCAGAAGCAAAAAATCAAGCATGTTATGAAGTTGAAGGAAGAGAACACACACCTGAAGCAG GATGTCTCAAAACTGCGTGCACTgttagcaaaagaaaagcaaagcaacagaGATCTCCAGGAGCAACTGAATGCAATCCAGGGCATTAGGCGTTTTGATCCTTCCAAAGCTTTCCAGCATGATAGCAAGGAAAATATTCCTCAAAAAACTCCTTTTAAAGAAG gtaacaaaaacaaaatttaa
- the HMMR gene encoding hyaluronan mediated motility receptor isoform X4 — protein sequence MAFSRAPLRRFNEGSVCTPLRASSDVKASDALKSSLSSETCQRVRKQKSETNLNSEKSAPTPVTGRRLVSLGSTPATWTLKPRKDLILMKEKKKQKALEKEIRVLVRERGEQDKKLQALDEDFVKTEAKLSAAVQEKTSLLANVACLKKQLLELTRTNELLKSKLSEDGVQKKMSSLCMELMKLRNKRDAKEKTALAKQENMEMKLQEVQRNLEQSKGKVAQLEEKLSATEREKVEDKSDTEKLLEYITELSSVADTVEKYKLDIAQMEETVIKRDQNIKILMDTLRIKEEESSKLIKELDERCQLLEQEKEKELSESRGKFLSMMAEIEDLKKKLGLEEQEHQTLLQKHHDVICQLQQEKELSSSMHQKLLDFQDEVTRERYLLEEELNVTMNELNKLQAKEKKAEKLVKHLEQEIKSQAFELSQMEVKLKGMLYFYFRKNVELEQMKETHSNAVLQIQEEHSNTLGKLGKTVAEFKSYKKATAEEICNLKLENTTLQEEVANLKKTGEENLQLLQEAEYTKNKAKEECARMLLEVQTKLALKEAETERTKESCLAEMTKLQEKLEEQTEDLKRKLEVERSRKTINEDVTSDLKEEIKTWRNLYEDLHNKTKPFQDVSKLRALLAKEKQSNRDLQEQLNAIQGIRRFDPSKAFQHDSKENIPQKTPFKEGNKNKI from the exons GGAGACTTGTGTCTCTTGGATCAACA CCAGCTACTTGGACCCTGAAGCCTAGAAAAGATCTTATCctcatgaaagagaaaaagaaacagaaagcactGGAGAAGGAG ATTCGTGTATTAGTGAGAGAGCGTGGAGAGCAGGATAAAAAACTTCAGGCTTTGGATGAGGATTTTGTTAAGACTGAAGCAAAGCTGAGTGCTGCAGTTCAGGAGAAAACATCTCTTTTGGCAAATGTTGCATGCCTAAAGAAACAGCTTCTGGAACTAACAAGAACCAACGAACTGCTGAAGTCAAAG CTGTCTGAAGATGGTGTacagaagaaaatgagcagCCTATGCATGGAGTTAATGAAGCTGAGAAACAAGAGGGATGCTAAGGAAAAG actgctcttgcaaaacaggaaaacatgGAAATGAAGCTGCAGGAAGTGCAAAGGAATCTAGAGCAGTCAAAAGGAAAAGTGGCACaattagaagaaaaact GTCTGCTACTGAGAGAGAGAAAGTTGAAGATAAGTCTGACACTGAAAAACTTCTGGAATATATCACAGAGCTCAG CAGTGTGGCAGATACAGTTGAGAAATACAAACTAGATATTGCCCAGATGGAGGAGACAGTGATAAAGAGAGACCAAAATATCAAGATCCTGATGGATACCCTCAGAATAAAAGAGGAAGAATCATCTAAACTGATAAAAGAACTTGATGAAAGGTGTCAATTGCTTGAACAAGAAAAAG AGAAAGAGTTGtctgagagcagaggaaaattCCTGAGTATGATGGCTGAAATAgaagacctgaaaaaaaaattgggctTAGAAGAACAGGAACACCAAACACTACTTCAAAAACATCATGATGTGATCTGTCAGCTGCAGCAAGAGAAG GAGTTGTCTTCATCCATGCACCAGAAGTTACTAGATTTTCAAGATGAGGTAACACGTGAAAGATATCTTCTTGAAGAAGAACTGAATGTCACAATGAATGAGCTGAATAAATTACAGGctaaagagaagaaagctgaaaagtTGGTTAAGCATTTGGAACAAGAAATCAAATCTCAAGCTTTTGAACTTTCACAGATGGAAGTGAAGTTGAAAGG AAtgctctatttttatttcaggaagaaTGTGGAGTTGGAGCAAATGAAGGAAACACACAGCAATGCTGTTTTGCAAATCCAAGAGGAGCATAGCAATACCTTGGGTAAACTTGGCAAGACTGTTGCAGAGTTCAAAAG CTACAAGAAGGCAACAGCTGAAGAAATATGCAATCTTAAATTAGAGAACACCACTCTGCAAGAAGAAGTTGCCAACCTAAAAAAAACAGGGGAAGAAAATCTACAGCTGCTTCAGGAAGCAGAATacactaaaaataaagcaaaagaagaatGTGCAAG GATGCTTTTAGAAGTCCAGACAAAGCTTGcattaaaagaagcagaaactgaGAGAACAAAAGAGTCATGCCTTGCAGAAATGACTAAACTTCAGGAAAAACTGGAAGAGCAAACTGAAGATCTGAAAAGAAAGCTAGAAGTGGAAAGATCAAG GAAAACCATAAATGAAGATGTGACCTCTGACTTGAAAGAAGAGATAAAGACCTGGCGTAATCTGTATGAAGACTTGCATAACAAAACCAAGCCTTTTCAG GATGTCTCAAAACTGCGTGCACTgttagcaaaagaaaagcaaagcaacagaGATCTCCAGGAGCAACTGAATGCAATCCAGGGCATTAGGCGTTTTGATCCTTCCAAAGCTTTCCAGCATGATAGCAAGGAAAATATTCCTCAAAAAACTCCTTTTAAAGAAG gtaacaaaaacaaaatttaa
- the HMMR gene encoding hyaluronan mediated motility receptor isoform X1, which produces MAFSRAPLRRFNEGSVCTPLRASSDVKASDALKSSLSSETCQRVRKQKSETNLNSEKSAPTPVTGRRLVSLGSTPATWTLKPRKDLILMKEKKKQKALEKEIRVLVRERGEQDKKLQALDEDFVKTEAKLSAAVQEKTSLLANVACLKKQLLELTRTNELLKSKLSEDGVQKKMSSLCMELMKLRNKRDAKEKTALAKQENMEMKLQEVQRNLEQSKGKVAQLEEKLSATEREKVEDKSDTEKLLEYITELSSVADTVEKYKLDIAQMEETVIKRDQNIKILMDTLRIKEEESSKLIKELDERCQLLEQEKEKELSESRGKFLSMMAEIEDLKKKLGLEEQEHQTLLQKHHDVICQLQQEKELSSSMHQKLLDFQDEVTRERYLLEEELNVTMNELNKLQAKEKKAEKLVKHLEQEIKSQAFELSQMEVKLKGMLYFYFRKNVELEQMKETHSNAVLQIQEEHSNTLGKLGKTVAEFKSYKKATAEEICNLKLENTTLQEEVANLKKTGEENLQLLQEAEYTKNKAKEECARMLLEVQTKLALKEAETERTKESCLAEMTKLQEKLEEQTEDLKRKLEVERSRKTINEDVTSDLKEEIKTWRNLYEDLHNKTKPFQQQLDAFEAEKNALLNEHGAAQEELNKLSDAYAKLLGHQNQKQKIKHVMKLKEENTHLKQDVSKLRALLAKEKQSNRDLQEQLNAIQGIRRFDPSKAFQHDSKENIPQKTPFKEGNKNKI; this is translated from the exons GGAGACTTGTGTCTCTTGGATCAACA CCAGCTACTTGGACCCTGAAGCCTAGAAAAGATCTTATCctcatgaaagagaaaaagaaacagaaagcactGGAGAAGGAG ATTCGTGTATTAGTGAGAGAGCGTGGAGAGCAGGATAAAAAACTTCAGGCTTTGGATGAGGATTTTGTTAAGACTGAAGCAAAGCTGAGTGCTGCAGTTCAGGAGAAAACATCTCTTTTGGCAAATGTTGCATGCCTAAAGAAACAGCTTCTGGAACTAACAAGAACCAACGAACTGCTGAAGTCAAAG CTGTCTGAAGATGGTGTacagaagaaaatgagcagCCTATGCATGGAGTTAATGAAGCTGAGAAACAAGAGGGATGCTAAGGAAAAG actgctcttgcaaaacaggaaaacatgGAAATGAAGCTGCAGGAAGTGCAAAGGAATCTAGAGCAGTCAAAAGGAAAAGTGGCACaattagaagaaaaact GTCTGCTACTGAGAGAGAGAAAGTTGAAGATAAGTCTGACACTGAAAAACTTCTGGAATATATCACAGAGCTCAG CAGTGTGGCAGATACAGTTGAGAAATACAAACTAGATATTGCCCAGATGGAGGAGACAGTGATAAAGAGAGACCAAAATATCAAGATCCTGATGGATACCCTCAGAATAAAAGAGGAAGAATCATCTAAACTGATAAAAGAACTTGATGAAAGGTGTCAATTGCTTGAACAAGAAAAAG AGAAAGAGTTGtctgagagcagaggaaaattCCTGAGTATGATGGCTGAAATAgaagacctgaaaaaaaaattgggctTAGAAGAACAGGAACACCAAACACTACTTCAAAAACATCATGATGTGATCTGTCAGCTGCAGCAAGAGAAG GAGTTGTCTTCATCCATGCACCAGAAGTTACTAGATTTTCAAGATGAGGTAACACGTGAAAGATATCTTCTTGAAGAAGAACTGAATGTCACAATGAATGAGCTGAATAAATTACAGGctaaagagaagaaagctgaaaagtTGGTTAAGCATTTGGAACAAGAAATCAAATCTCAAGCTTTTGAACTTTCACAGATGGAAGTGAAGTTGAAAGG AAtgctctatttttatttcaggaagaaTGTGGAGTTGGAGCAAATGAAGGAAACACACAGCAATGCTGTTTTGCAAATCCAAGAGGAGCATAGCAATACCTTGGGTAAACTTGGCAAGACTGTTGCAGAGTTCAAAAG CTACAAGAAGGCAACAGCTGAAGAAATATGCAATCTTAAATTAGAGAACACCACTCTGCAAGAAGAAGTTGCCAACCTAAAAAAAACAGGGGAAGAAAATCTACAGCTGCTTCAGGAAGCAGAATacactaaaaataaagcaaaagaagaatGTGCAAG GATGCTTTTAGAAGTCCAGACAAAGCTTGcattaaaagaagcagaaactgaGAGAACAAAAGAGTCATGCCTTGCAGAAATGACTAAACTTCAGGAAAAACTGGAAGAGCAAACTGAAGATCTGAAAAGAAAGCTAGAAGTGGAAAGATCAAG GAAAACCATAAATGAAGATGTGACCTCTGACTTGAAAGAAGAGATAAAGACCTGGCGTAATCTGTATGAAGACTTGCATAACAAAACCAAGCCTTTTCAG CAACAACTAGATGCatttgaagcagaaaagaatGCACTCTTAAACGAGCATGGTGCAGCACAAGAAGAACTGAATAAACTGAGTGATGCATATGCTAAACTACTTGGCCACCAGAATCAGAAGCAAAAAATCAAGCATGTTATGAAGTTGAAGGAAGAGAACACACACCTGAAGCAG GATGTCTCAAAACTGCGTGCACTgttagcaaaagaaaagcaaagcaacagaGATCTCCAGGAGCAACTGAATGCAATCCAGGGCATTAGGCGTTTTGATCCTTCCAAAGCTTTCCAGCATGATAGCAAGGAAAATATTCCTCAAAAAACTCCTTTTAAAGAAG gtaacaaaaacaaaatttaa